A stretch of the Capsicum annuum cultivar UCD-10X-F1 chromosome 8, UCD10Xv1.1, whole genome shotgun sequence genome encodes the following:
- the LOC107846652 gene encoding prolyl endopeptidase isoform X2 produces the protein MESVSSLEEPLPYPIARRDESFTDYYHGVNIPDPYRWLEDPNSEETKEFVEKQVNITDSVLKTCETREKLRENITKLYDFPKYEVPFRAGDKYFYFHNTGLQPQKVLYVQDSLDGEPEILLDPNTLSEDGTVALSICSISEDAKFLAYGISSSGSDWVTIKIMRVDDKSVEPDVLLWVKFSDASWTHDSKGFFYSRYPTPKDGESLDAGTETHSNLHHEVYYHRLGTDQSNDILCWKDLENSRCTRSASVTEDGKYVLLYTYENCDPVNQVCYCDLSAFPDGIEGCKRGNELLPFIKLVDNFAASYDYVANDGTAFTFRTNKDAPKYKLVRVDLTKPDSWSDIIQEDEKDVLESAVAVNENQLVICYLSDVKNVLQLRDLKAGALLHHLPIDIGTVSGISARRKDGTIFIGFTNFLIPGIIYECNLKAEVPNLRVFRETVVPGFDHTDFQVNQAFVPSKDGVKIPMFIVAGKDISLDGSHPCLLYGYGGFSISITPNFSIGRVVIVKHLGVVFCIANIRGGGEYGEDWHKAGSLSKKQNCFDDFISAAEYLVEAGYTQPKKLCIEGGSNGGLLVGACINQKPDLFGCALAHVGVMDMLRFHKFTIGHAWTSDYGCSEKDEEFQWLIKYSPLHNVRRPWEQSHNQESQYPSTMLLTADHDDRVVPLHSLKLLATMQYVLCTSLEKSRQTNPIIGRIERNAGHGAGRPTQKVIDEAADRYAFMAKVLGASWV, from the exons ATGGAGTCCGTGTCGTCCCTTGAAGAACCTCTGCCTTACCCAATTGCTCGCCGTGATGAATCTTTTACAGATTACTATCATGGAGTTAACATTCCTGATCCTTATCGATG GCTTGAGGATCCCAACTCAGAGGAGACGAAGGAGTTTGTGGAAAAGCAGGTGAATATAACGGACTCAGTTCTCAAGACTTGTGAGACAAGAGAAAAGCTAAGGGAAAATATCACGAAGTTGTATGATTTTCCAAAATATGAAGTCCCTTTTAGGGCAGGAGACAAGTACTTTTACTTCCACAATACAGGACTGCAACCCCAAAAAGTCCTTTATGTGCAG GATAGCTTGGATGGAGAACCAGAGATTTTGCTTGATCCAAATACACTTAGTGAGGACGGGACAGTTGCATTGAGTATTTGTTCCATTAGTGAGGATGCTAAGTTCTTGGCATATGGCATTAGTTCGAGCGGTAGTGATTGGGTGACTATCAAAATTATGCGGGTTGATGATAAGAGCGTCGAGCCTGATGTATTGTTGTGG GTCAAGTTTTCTGATGCTAGCTGGACCCATGACAGCAAAGGGTTTTTCTACAGCCGTTATCCAACGCCGAA AGATGGAGAAAGTTTGGATGCTGGGACAGAGACACATTCCAATTTACACCATGAAGTATATTATCATCGTTTAGGTACTGATCAGTCCAATGATATCTTGTGCTGGAAAGATCTTGAAAATTCAAGGTGTACACGTTCAGCTTCGGTGACAGAAGATGGAAAG TATGTTCTCCTGTATACTTATGAGAACTGTGATCCAGTCAACCAAGTTTGTTACTGTGATTTATCTGCATTTCCTGATGGGATTGAAGGTTGTAAAAGGGGAAATGAACTTCTACCATTTATCAAGCTTGTAGATAACTTTGCCGCCTCTTATGACTATGTTGCAAATGATGGGACTGCTTTCACTTTTCGGACCAATAAGGATGCTCCCAAATACAAGTTAGTTAGAGTAGATCTGACAAAACCAGATTCTTGGTCTGACATCATCCAAGAGGATGAAAAAGATGTGCTTGAATCAGCTGTTGCTGTCAATGAAAATCAACTTGTTATTTGTTATCTGAGTGATGTGAAAAATGTTTTGCAATTGAGAGATCTGAAAGCAGGAGCACTGCTTCATCACTTACCCATTGATATTGGCACAGTGTCAGGAATTTCTGCTCGCCGCAAAGACGGCACTATATTTATTGGATTTACGAACTTCCTAATCCCTGGAATTATATACGAGTGTAATCTCAAAGCAGAGGTTCCAAATCTGAGAGTATTTCGAGAAACTGTTGTCCCCGGCTTTGATCATACTGATTTTCAAGTTAATCAG GCTTTTGTTCCCAGTAAAGACGGTGTCAAGATCCCTATGTTCATAGTGGCGGGAAAAGATATTTCCTTGGATGGATCACACCCTTGTTTATTATATGGATATGGAGGATTCAGTATTAGTATTACTCCGAACTTCTCTATTGGTCGTGTTGTGATTGTGAAGCATTTAGGTGTTGTGTTTTGCATTGCAAATATTCGTGGTGGCGGGGAATATGGAGAAGATTGGCATAAAGCTGGCTCCCTTTCCAAAAAGCAAAATTGCTTTGATGACTTCATTTCTGCTGCTGAGTATCTTGTGGAAGCCGGTTACACACAGCCTAAAAAGTTGTGTATCGAAGGTGGAAGCAATGGTGGGCTTCTTGTTGGAGCTTGTATCAATCAG AAACCTGATCTCTTTGGTTGCGCTCTCGCACACGTTGGTGTTATGGATATGCTTAGGTTTCACAAGTTCACCATAG GTCATGCCTGGACCTCGGACTATGGCTGCTCAGAGAAGGATGAAGAGTTTCAGTGGCTAATCAA GTACTCGCCACTGCATAATGTTAGAAGGCCATGGGAACAGTCTCacaatcaagaatctcaataccCGTCCACTATGCTATTGACAGCTGATCATGATGATCGAGTGGTACCACTGCACTCTTTGAAATTATTGGCG
- the LOC107846652 gene encoding prolyl endopeptidase isoform X1, producing the protein MESVSSLEEPLPYPIARRDESFTDYYHGVNIPDPYRWLEDPNSEETKEFVEKQVNITDSVLKTCETREKLRENITKLYDFPKYEVPFRAGDKYFYFHNTGLQPQKVLYVQDSLDGEPEILLDPNTLSEDGTVALSICSISEDAKFLAYGISSSGSDWVTIKIMRVDDKSVEPDVLLWVKFSDASWTHDSKGFFYSRYPTPKDGESLDAGTETHSNLHHEVYYHRLGTDQSNDILCWKDLENSRCTRSASVTEDGKYVLLYTYENCDPVNQVCYCDLSAFPDGIEGCKRGNELLPFIKLVDNFAASYDYVANDGTAFTFRTNKDAPKYKLVRVDLTKPDSWSDIIQEDEKDVLESAVAVNENQLVICYLSDVKNVLQLRDLKAGALLHHLPIDIGTVSGISARRKDGTIFIGFTNFLIPGIIYECNLKAEVPNLRVFRETVVPGFDHTDFQVNQAFVPSKDGVKIPMFIVAGKDISLDGSHPCLLYGYGGFSISITPNFSIGRVVIVKHLGVVFCIANIRGGGEYGEDWHKAGSLSKKQNCFDDFISAAEYLVEAGYTQPKKLCIEGGSNGGLLVGACINQLHKLQKPDLFGCALAHVGVMDMLRFHKFTIGHAWTSDYGCSEKDEEFQWLIKYSPLHNVRRPWEQSHNQESQYPSTMLLTADHDDRVVPLHSLKLLATMQYVLCTSLEKSRQTNPIIGRIERNAGHGAGRPTQKVIDEAADRYAFMAKVLGASWV; encoded by the exons ATGGAGTCCGTGTCGTCCCTTGAAGAACCTCTGCCTTACCCAATTGCTCGCCGTGATGAATCTTTTACAGATTACTATCATGGAGTTAACATTCCTGATCCTTATCGATG GCTTGAGGATCCCAACTCAGAGGAGACGAAGGAGTTTGTGGAAAAGCAGGTGAATATAACGGACTCAGTTCTCAAGACTTGTGAGACAAGAGAAAAGCTAAGGGAAAATATCACGAAGTTGTATGATTTTCCAAAATATGAAGTCCCTTTTAGGGCAGGAGACAAGTACTTTTACTTCCACAATACAGGACTGCAACCCCAAAAAGTCCTTTATGTGCAG GATAGCTTGGATGGAGAACCAGAGATTTTGCTTGATCCAAATACACTTAGTGAGGACGGGACAGTTGCATTGAGTATTTGTTCCATTAGTGAGGATGCTAAGTTCTTGGCATATGGCATTAGTTCGAGCGGTAGTGATTGGGTGACTATCAAAATTATGCGGGTTGATGATAAGAGCGTCGAGCCTGATGTATTGTTGTGG GTCAAGTTTTCTGATGCTAGCTGGACCCATGACAGCAAAGGGTTTTTCTACAGCCGTTATCCAACGCCGAA AGATGGAGAAAGTTTGGATGCTGGGACAGAGACACATTCCAATTTACACCATGAAGTATATTATCATCGTTTAGGTACTGATCAGTCCAATGATATCTTGTGCTGGAAAGATCTTGAAAATTCAAGGTGTACACGTTCAGCTTCGGTGACAGAAGATGGAAAG TATGTTCTCCTGTATACTTATGAGAACTGTGATCCAGTCAACCAAGTTTGTTACTGTGATTTATCTGCATTTCCTGATGGGATTGAAGGTTGTAAAAGGGGAAATGAACTTCTACCATTTATCAAGCTTGTAGATAACTTTGCCGCCTCTTATGACTATGTTGCAAATGATGGGACTGCTTTCACTTTTCGGACCAATAAGGATGCTCCCAAATACAAGTTAGTTAGAGTAGATCTGACAAAACCAGATTCTTGGTCTGACATCATCCAAGAGGATGAAAAAGATGTGCTTGAATCAGCTGTTGCTGTCAATGAAAATCAACTTGTTATTTGTTATCTGAGTGATGTGAAAAATGTTTTGCAATTGAGAGATCTGAAAGCAGGAGCACTGCTTCATCACTTACCCATTGATATTGGCACAGTGTCAGGAATTTCTGCTCGCCGCAAAGACGGCACTATATTTATTGGATTTACGAACTTCCTAATCCCTGGAATTATATACGAGTGTAATCTCAAAGCAGAGGTTCCAAATCTGAGAGTATTTCGAGAAACTGTTGTCCCCGGCTTTGATCATACTGATTTTCAAGTTAATCAG GCTTTTGTTCCCAGTAAAGACGGTGTCAAGATCCCTATGTTCATAGTGGCGGGAAAAGATATTTCCTTGGATGGATCACACCCTTGTTTATTATATGGATATGGAGGATTCAGTATTAGTATTACTCCGAACTTCTCTATTGGTCGTGTTGTGATTGTGAAGCATTTAGGTGTTGTGTTTTGCATTGCAAATATTCGTGGTGGCGGGGAATATGGAGAAGATTGGCATAAAGCTGGCTCCCTTTCCAAAAAGCAAAATTGCTTTGATGACTTCATTTCTGCTGCTGAGTATCTTGTGGAAGCCGGTTACACACAGCCTAAAAAGTTGTGTATCGAAGGTGGAAGCAATGGTGGGCTTCTTGTTGGAGCTTGTATCAATCAG CTTCATAAATTGCAGAAACCTGATCTCTTTGGTTGCGCTCTCGCACACGTTGGTGTTATGGATATGCTTAGGTTTCACAAGTTCACCATAG GTCATGCCTGGACCTCGGACTATGGCTGCTCAGAGAAGGATGAAGAGTTTCAGTGGCTAATCAA GTACTCGCCACTGCATAATGTTAGAAGGCCATGGGAACAGTCTCacaatcaagaatctcaataccCGTCCACTATGCTATTGACAGCTGATCATGATGATCGAGTGGTACCACTGCACTCTTTGAAATTATTGGCG